The genomic DNA TGCTCTATACAAAGCTTAACAAAAAACCAAATCAAAGACTTTACAAAGTTTGCTAATAAATATTCAAAAACGATCAAACTAATTCCTAGTGCTACTGAACTATATAGCAAAAATTATAACGCAACTTACTATGAAGATACAATTACGGTATTAGACGTTCAAAAACTCCCTTTTGATCTAATTGAAAATAGAATTATAAAAAGGGTTTTTGATATTATTTTTTCCACCTTTGTTTGTATATTCGTTCTGTCTTGGGTAGTACCTATTTTATGGATTATTGTAAAATTAGACTCTAAAGGTCCTTTGTTTTTTAAGCAAGAACGCGAAGGTATAGAAGGAAACCATTTTACTTGCTATAAATTTCGCTCTATGAAGTCAGATAGTAGCGCTGAAAAAAAACATACCTCTAAAAATGATACTAGAGTTACCAAAGTAGGAGCTTTTTTACGTAAAACAAGTATTGATGAGCTACCTCAATTCTTTAACGCCTTAAAAGGTAATATGAGTGTTGTTGGCCCACGGCCTCATATAAAAGAAGAGTCTTTGCAATTTGAAAAAGATGTTGCCAATTATATGGAAAGAAAATCAGTAAAACCAGGTATTACAGGTTTAGCACAAGTAAGCGGATATAGAGGTGAAATACAGAAAAAATCAGATATTAAAAATCGTGTTCGGCTTGACGTTTTTTATATTGAAAACTGGTCTTTTTTCTTAGATATTAAAATCATCATCCAAACAGTTTTAAATGTCTTTAAAGGAGACGAAAAAGCCTATTAATTGAATATAAAAATAGATATATCTGCTACCATTGTCTTATATAAAGAAGACCCTATTATTCTAAAAAAAACAATTGATAATTTTTTAGCAATACCACTTACTAAAAAATTATTTTTAGTTGATAACTCTCCTACAAATTCCTTAGCATCTATTATTAAACACGCTGATGTTGAATATATTTTTATAGGAAAAAATCGTGGTTTTGGAGTTGGACATAATAATGTTATCGCTAAAATTAAAAACCTTTCTAATTATCACTTAGTCTTAAATCCTGATGTTTCTTTTACACCTTTAGTACTTCCTAATTTAATAAATCAGTTAAAAAAGGATCATCGTTTGGCTATGATTGCTCCTAAAGCCGTTTTTCCTAATAATACACATCAATATTCTTGTAGAAGGTATCCGAGCCCTTTAGAATTATTAATGAGGAGATTTGGATGGTTTTCATCTATTATTGACAAGGGGGAATATAGAGATAAAGACCTTACAAAACCTTTTTATTCAGAATATATTGCGGGTTGTTTCCATTTATACAATACCTCGGATTTTATTCAATTAAGAGGATTTGATGAACGGTATTTTTTATATATGGAAGATGTAGATATTTGTAGAAAAATAGATCTTTTAGGAAAGAAAAAACTCTATTATCCTAAAGAAAAAATTTTCCATATTTTAAAAAAAGGTTCTTCAAAAAATATAAAACTATTGTATTATCATATTGTGTCCGCTATAAAGTATTTTAATAAATGGCGCACTTTTTAGGTAAAAAAGACTTCTTCTTTATTCTTACCTTAAACATTCTTAACTTTTTTAATAGAAGTGATTTCAACTTTTTCTGATACCTGGAAATTGGTCTTATTTTACCCTCATTTTCACTTCAATACCAAAAGTTGAAATCACTTGTAATGTTAAAGTAAAAAAGTTCTCAAAACAGCATTTTTTTCAGCAAATTAAAAAAGTTTAAACGAGTTCATGTTATAAAAGATATATTTGCATATACAACAACACAACAACAAATGAATATTTTAATTTTAGGATCTGGAGGTAGAGAGCATGCCTTTACGAAAAAGCTTTCCGAAAGTAACAAAATCAATCAATTATTTGTAGCTCCTGGTAACGCTGGAACTCATACATTAGCTACTAACTTAAACATTAGTCCAACCAATTTTAACGCTATAAAAGAAGCCGTTTTAACACACCAAATACACATGGTTGTTGTAGGCCCTGAAGCTCCTTTGGTTGCTGGAATCCACGATTTTTTCTTATCTGATAATGATTTAAAAGAGGTTCCCGTAATTGGTCCTAAAAAGGATGGTGCTTTGTTAGAAGGTAGCAAAGATTTTTCTAAACAGTTTATGGAAAAATATCATATTCCTACTGCCAAGTATCAATCTTTTACAAAAGTAAGCTTACAGAATGGGTTTGAGTTTTTAGAGTCTTTAAACGCTCCATATGTTTTAAAAGCTGATGGCTTAGCTGCTGGTAAAGGTGTTTTAATTTTAAATTCACTAAATGAAGCTAAACAAGCGTTGGAAGAAATGCTTTCTAACGAAAAATTTGGAGAGGCTTCTTCTACTGTAGTTATTGAAGAGTTTTTAAATGGAATAGAATTATCTGTTTTTGTTTTAACCGATGGTAAAAATTATAAAATACTACCTTCTGCTAAAGATTATAAACGTATTGGAGAAGGTGATAAAGGTTTAAATACGGGTGGAATGGGAGCAATATCTCCTGTACCGTTTGCTACTGATGGTTTTTTACAAAAAGTAGAAGAGCGCGTTATAAAACCCACTATAAATGGTTTGCAAAAAGAAGGTATAGATTATCGTGGCTTTATTTTTATTGGTTTAATGAATGTAAACGGAAACCCACAAGTAATTGAATATAATGTTCGCATGGGAGATCCTGAAACTGAAGTTGTACTGCCTAGAATCCAATCAGACTTATTGGATTTATTTGAAGGAGTTGCCAATCAAACCTTAGCTACAAAATCATATGAAGTAACTCCAAAAACAGCTACTACTGTTATGCTCGTTTCTGGAGGGTATCCAGAAGCTTATGAAAAAGGAAAAGAAATTACAGGCTTTGACACTATTCAAAATGAAGATGCTATTGTTTTTCATGCTGGTACCACAATACAAAATGGAAAAGTAATTACTAATGGTGGACGCGTAATGGCTATAACTTCCTTTGGTAATACGATTCAAGAAGCCTTAACAAAGTCATACGAAAGCATTGATAAAATTTCATTTGAAAAAATGAATTATAGAAAAGATATTGGATTTGATTTAACTTATTAAATCAGCTTTTTCTAATGTAAACGAAAACTCAGAACCCTCTCCGTAGGTGCTTTTTAACAAAATTGTTTCATTATGAGCTTCAATAATATGTTTTACAATAGATAAACCAAGACCAGAGCCTCCTTGTTCACGAGAGCGGCTTTGGTCTACTCTATAAAATCGCTCAAATAAACGAGATAAATGTTCTTGTTTGATTCCTTCTCCATCATCAACTATTTTAACAATACACTTATTTTCATTATAACTTTCAACACTTACTGTAGTAACCCCTCCTATCTTTCCATATTTAATTGAATTGACCACCAAATTAATAAGAACTTGCTCTATACGCTCAATATCTCCTTTTAAAAAGAAAGGAAATTCATAAACACGATCAAACTTAAGAGTAATATTTCTTTTTTTAGCCTTCATTTCAAATAAGTCAAATACATTTTGTACCAACTCTAAAATATTAAACGTTTCGATATTCATTTTCATTCCATCAG from Tenacibaculum maritimum NCIMB 2154 includes the following:
- a CDS encoding glycosyltransferase, translated to MNIKIDISATIVLYKEDPIILKKTIDNFLAIPLTKKLFLVDNSPTNSLASIIKHADVEYIFIGKNRGFGVGHNNVIAKIKNLSNYHLVLNPDVSFTPLVLPNLINQLKKDHRLAMIAPKAVFPNNTHQYSCRRYPSPLELLMRRFGWFSSIIDKGEYRDKDLTKPFYSEYIAGCFHLYNTSDFIQLRGFDERYFLYMEDVDICRKIDLLGKKKLYYPKEKIFHILKKGSSKNIKLLYYHIVSAIKYFNKWRTF
- the purD gene encoding phosphoribosylamine--glycine ligase, which codes for MNILILGSGGREHAFTKKLSESNKINQLFVAPGNAGTHTLATNLNISPTNFNAIKEAVLTHQIHMVVVGPEAPLVAGIHDFFLSDNDLKEVPVIGPKKDGALLEGSKDFSKQFMEKYHIPTAKYQSFTKVSLQNGFEFLESLNAPYVLKADGLAAGKGVLILNSLNEAKQALEEMLSNEKFGEASSTVVIEEFLNGIELSVFVLTDGKNYKILPSAKDYKRIGEGDKGLNTGGMGAISPVPFATDGFLQKVEERVIKPTINGLQKEGIDYRGFIFIGLMNVNGNPQVIEYNVRMGDPETEVVLPRIQSDLLDLFEGVANQTLATKSYEVTPKTATTVMLVSGGYPEAYEKGKEITGFDTIQNEDAIVFHAGTTIQNGKVITNGGRVMAITSFGNTIQEALTKSYESIDKISFEKMNYRKDIGFDLTY
- a CDS encoding exopolysaccharide biosynthesis polyprenyl glycosylphosphotransferase; this translates as MKKRYSHLIVPLLLLIDIFIINIVVFSISDKEYLNISFLSYINLFWLISSFSIKFYITHRYTSIYKIIKLLIIQFSLFFLGYFTYFGLFREGIIVNNQTRILSLIIFAISFSKIISFYLLKKYRSKGNNYRNVVIIGYDSNSKKLIELFKNKKELGYQFIGFFDDETSKKNDYLGALIDSKKNILKKEVDEIYCSIQSLTKNQIKDFTKFANKYSKTIKLIPSATELYSKNYNATYYEDTITVLDVQKLPFDLIENRIIKRVFDIIFSTFVCIFVLSWVVPILWIIVKLDSKGPLFFKQEREGIEGNHFTCYKFRSMKSDSSAEKKHTSKNDTRVTKVGAFLRKTSIDELPQFFNALKGNMSVVGPRPHIKEESLQFEKDVANYMERKSVKPGITGLAQVSGYRGEIQKKSDIKNRVRLDVFYIENWSFFLDIKIIIQTVLNVFKGDEKAY